The Pedobacter mucosus genome window below encodes:
- a CDS encoding nitroreductase family protein, with protein sequence MSLIDALNWRYAVKKMNGQPAEQAKVDQIIKAAQLAPTSSGLQPFKVIVVTNQELKEKILPIAFNQSQIVDSSHLLIFAAQENYTEEGIDAVFDRMNTERGLPLDTTDAYKAQLKGMILSKSAEENFNHAARQAYIGLGMAIAEAALLKVDTTPMEGFNGSALDELLGLDKLGLKSVTLLPLGNRDEEGDWLSKLKKVRKPLEEFVIEFK encoded by the coding sequence ATGAGTTTAATAGATGCCCTAAACTGGCGTTACGCCGTAAAAAAAATGAATGGTCAGCCAGCTGAGCAAGCAAAAGTAGACCAAATAATCAAAGCTGCTCAACTTGCTCCAACCTCTTCTGGTTTACAGCCATTTAAAGTTATTGTAGTAACAAATCAAGAGCTTAAAGAAAAAATTCTTCCTATTGCTTTCAATCAATCACAAATAGTAGATTCTTCACATTTATTAATTTTCGCAGCTCAAGAAAACTATACAGAAGAAGGTATTGATGCTGTTTTTGATAGAATGAATACCGAACGTGGTTTACCGTTAGATACAACAGATGCTTACAAAGCGCAGCTTAAAGGCATGATTTTAAGTAAAAGTGCAGAGGAAAACTTTAACCATGCCGCTCGTCAGGCTTATATTGGCCTTGGAATGGCAATTGCAGAAGCTGCATTATTAAAAGTTGATACGACACCAATGGAAGGTTTTAATGGATCTGCTTTAGATGAACTTTTAGGATTAGATAAATTAGGATTAAAAAGCGTAACTTTATTACCATTGGGAAATAGAGATGAAGAAGGAGATTGGTTATCTAAACTTAAAAAGGTACGCAAACCTTTAGAAGAGTTTGTGATAGAATTTAAATAA
- a CDS encoding carboxypeptidase regulatory-like domain-containing protein gives MKIFKVSFIVIALLSILHFTSSAQTDTISINTIISKTNKVLNDFPAEKIHLHFDKPYYAVADTVWFKAYVTENQNFLSGISKIIYVDVINQNDSLIQTLKLPITGGLANGNFPLDQVNYKQGNYHIRAYTMWMLNFESPAYFNKTFFVGEAIDKEVKTHVSYKNLSTDKQEKIDARIQFKDANNKPYVNKNVSWQVVTSFTVIAKGRGTTDANGYLTISMTANQKAEYQLQKGELITSINTTEKDVASSTFQLQNAIISKDFQLFPEGGKLVAGITNKVAFKGIKSDGLGIGSKGTISDNDGKTLVTFTDQHLGMGSFNMIAETGKTYKANVTFTDGTTQIFDLPAVTAAGISINIENSNAENIAVKIIANDEFFKLNEGKKYYLIAQSKGVICYGAQTALTTKEFNTTILKSKFPVGIAQFTLFEENGTPLNERLVFIQHKNNLTLTVSSPLASYGIKKKVKINLLAKKDGAPVEGNFSVAVIDETKVPSNEDASTTILTSLLLSSDLKGYVEKPNYYFNNTDAKKAADLDVLLLTQGYRSFRYPDIIKDKIPKFTFLPEQGIEISGILRMTNGIPVRKGALLLTIPDKRFNLEGITDPVGNFKFQNLVLNDSSKVTISAKYNVNYKSMAISVTGVPVPTLSRNFSSAEEVLNIDSAMTTYLDNSRKQYAYLHTLKDVTIKAASVPKVSHKDYPALTGLSQIADHEISGDRLTGCNLLINCLQTMMPGVTFVDNQFYVSRDYNAGNKTPMAVFINGMNVDVNQINTLTANDIESIEIFLRDELGLVNRAYNVNGVIVINQKKAPKGTKISKSQLMDMLPKNYEVTFSPQGYNKEKQFYSPRYDVAANMNRNDLRTTIYWNPKVITDAAGNASFEFYNADGRGQYKVIVEGIDGSGNLGRSIFKYSVK, from the coding sequence ATGAAGATTTTTAAGGTATCGTTTATAGTTATTGCACTTTTATCTATACTACATTTTACTTCATCGGCACAAACCGATACCATTAGCATAAATACTATAATTAGTAAAACAAACAAAGTATTAAACGATTTTCCTGCTGAGAAAATTCACCTTCATTTTGATAAACCTTATTATGCAGTTGCCGATACAGTTTGGTTTAAAGCTTACGTTACTGAAAATCAAAATTTCCTTTCGGGCATAAGTAAAATCATATATGTTGATGTTATTAACCAAAACGATTCGCTTATTCAGACTCTAAAACTTCCTATAACTGGAGGATTAGCAAACGGTAATTTCCCATTGGACCAGGTAAACTATAAACAAGGGAATTACCACATTAGGGCTTACACCATGTGGATGCTGAATTTTGAAAGTCCAGCTTATTTTAACAAAACTTTTTTTGTTGGTGAAGCCATTGATAAGGAAGTTAAAACGCATGTATCTTATAAAAATTTATCTACCGATAAGCAAGAAAAGATTGATGCTAGAATACAATTTAAGGACGCGAATAATAAGCCATATGTTAATAAAAATGTTAGCTGGCAAGTTGTTACCAGCTTTACTGTAATAGCAAAAGGAAGGGGAACCACTGATGCAAATGGCTATTTAACTATTTCGATGACTGCCAACCAAAAGGCAGAATACCAGTTACAAAAAGGAGAACTGATTACCAGCATTAATACAACTGAAAAGGATGTAGCAAGCAGCACATTTCAACTCCAAAATGCCATTATTAGTAAAGATTTTCAATTGTTTCCGGAAGGCGGAAAACTTGTTGCTGGCATAACCAATAAAGTTGCCTTTAAAGGCATTAAAAGTGATGGTTTGGGCATTGGTTCAAAAGGAACCATTAGCGATAACGACGGTAAAACATTGGTAACTTTTACCGATCAGCATTTGGGTATGGGATCATTTAATATGATTGCCGAAACTGGAAAAACCTATAAAGCAAATGTTACTTTTACTGATGGCACAACTCAAATATTTGATTTACCGGCAGTAACAGCAGCAGGAATTTCGATAAATATAGAAAATAGCAACGCAGAAAACATTGCTGTTAAAATTATTGCCAATGATGAGTTTTTTAAACTTAATGAGGGGAAAAAATATTACCTAATAGCGCAAAGTAAAGGTGTTATCTGTTACGGTGCACAAACGGCATTAACTACCAAAGAATTTAACACCACAATTTTGAAATCAAAATTTCCTGTGGGAATTGCTCAATTTACGCTTTTTGAAGAAAATGGAACGCCATTAAATGAAAGACTTGTTTTTATTCAACATAAAAATAATTTAACGCTTACGGTAAGTAGTCCGTTAGCCAGTTATGGTATTAAGAAAAAAGTCAAAATAAATCTTTTAGCGAAAAAAGACGGTGCTCCTGTCGAAGGCAATTTCTCTGTTGCCGTTATCGATGAAACGAAAGTTCCATCAAACGAAGATGCCTCTACAACAATTTTAACCAGTCTTTTATTAAGTAGTGATTTAAAAGGTTATGTAGAAAAACCAAATTATTACTTCAATAATACCGATGCAAAGAAAGCAGCTGACTTAGATGTTTTATTACTAACACAAGGTTATCGCAGTTTTAGATACCCAGATATTATTAAAGATAAAATACCAAAGTTTACATTTTTACCAGAGCAAGGAATTGAAATTTCCGGAATTTTAAGAATGACAAATGGTATACCAGTAAGAAAAGGTGCTTTGTTATTAACCATCCCTGATAAAAGATTTAATTTAGAAGGCATAACAGATCCAGTTGGAAATTTTAAATTCCAAAATTTAGTGCTTAATGATTCATCAAAAGTAACCATTAGTGCAAAGTATAACGTGAACTATAAAAGCATGGCAATAAGTGTTACTGGCGTTCCTGTGCCAACGTTAAGCAGGAATTTTAGTAGTGCAGAGGAGGTTTTAAATATAGATAGCGCTATGACTACTTATTTGGATAATAGTAGAAAACAATATGCTTATTTACACACTTTGAAAGACGTAACGATCAAAGCTGCAAGTGTTCCGAAGGTTAGTCATAAAGATTACCCTGCATTAACTGGACTTAGTCAAATAGCAGATCATGAAATTTCGGGCGATAGATTAACGGGTTGTAATTTGCTTATAAATTGCTTACAAACCATGATGCCTGGTGTCACATTTGTTGATAATCAATTTTATGTTAGCAGAGATTATAATGCGGGTAACAAGACTCCAATGGCTGTATTTATTAATGGAATGAATGTGGACGTTAACCAAATTAACACCTTAACTGCAAATGATATCGAATCAATCGAAATCTTTCTACGGGATGAATTGGGATTGGTTAATCGTGCCTATAATGTTAATGGTGTTATTGTTATTAACCAGAAAAAAGCGCCAAAAGGAACAAAAATTTCTAAAAGCCAGTTAATGGATATGTTGCCAAAAAATTATGAGGTTACCTTTTCTCCACAAGGTTATAATAAAGAAAAACAGTTTTATTCCCCTAGATATGACGTTGCTGCGAACATGAATCGTAATGATTTAAGAACCACCATTTATTGGAATCCAAAGGTAATTACCGATGCTGCTGGCAACGCGTCTTTCGAATTTTATAATGCCGATGGCAGAGGACAGTATAAAGTAATTGTAGAAGGGATTGATGGTAGTGGGAACCTAGGTAGGTCAATTTTCAAATACTCAGTTAAGTAA
- a CDS encoding 2-hydroxyacid dehydrogenase produces MKVFLSGNIAQVGLNELEENNVSITQWSEKRQITAEELIAACQDQDGLISVGPNKIDAAFLQACKHLKVIALHSVGYDQVDLEEAKKLNIKIGNTPGVLSGATADTAFLLMLAVSRKAFYLHKKIINGEWKNYEPTPDLGIELNGKTLGIFGLGKIGLEMAKKCIGAYQMPVIYHNRSRNNEAEKEIGAKYVSFEELLAQSDVISVHTALTPETKDQFNLNVFKQMKSTSIFINTARGGIHNEEDLTKALEEKIIWGAGLDVTNPEPMQKDNVLLNMDNVAILPHIGSATEETRNAMAQIIVKNIVAGLKGDSLPYQV; encoded by the coding sequence ATGAAAGTATTTTTAAGCGGAAACATCGCACAAGTCGGATTAAACGAACTCGAAGAAAATAATGTTTCCATTACGCAATGGAGCGAGAAAAGACAAATTACTGCAGAAGAATTGATTGCTGCTTGTCAGGATCAAGATGGTTTAATTAGCGTTGGACCGAATAAAATTGATGCAGCATTTTTACAAGCCTGCAAACATTTAAAGGTGATTGCTTTACATTCAGTAGGTTATGATCAGGTTGATTTAGAAGAAGCGAAAAAATTAAATATTAAAATTGGAAATACGCCTGGCGTTTTAAGCGGTGCCACAGCTGATACTGCATTTTTACTTATGCTTGCGGTATCAAGAAAGGCATTTTATCTTCATAAAAAAATTATAAACGGCGAATGGAAAAACTATGAACCAACTCCCGATTTAGGAATTGAACTTAATGGTAAAACGTTAGGTATTTTCGGTTTGGGTAAGATTGGTTTAGAGATGGCAAAGAAGTGTATTGGCGCTTATCAAATGCCAGTAATTTATCATAATAGAAGCAGAAATAATGAAGCTGAAAAAGAAATAGGAGCAAAATATGTTTCTTTTGAGGAGCTATTGGCACAAAGCGATGTAATTTCAGTGCATACGGCTTTAACGCCAGAAACAAAAGATCAATTTAATTTGAATGTTTTTAAGCAAATGAAGTCAACTTCTATCTTCATAAATACTGCACGAGGTGGAATCCACAATGAAGAAGATTTAACTAAAGCACTCGAGGAGAAAATTATCTGGGGAGCCGGTTTGGATGTGACTAACCCTGAACCAATGCAAAAAGATAATGTGCTATTAAATATGGATAACGTTGCTATTTTACCTCATATTGGTTCGGCAACTGAAGAAACTAGAAATGCAATGGCACAAATTATTGTAAAGAATATTGTTGCTGGATTGAAAGGCGATTCTTTGCCGTATCAGGTATAA
- a CDS encoding DUF4249 domain-containing protein, translating to MKKPLIYLFLLSFCFSSCKKIISVDTDNAPPQLVIEGKITDKLIDQQIKITKTVNYSDVNVFPKVSNATVKVTDSRGNNYVFAETSPGIYTNRMRGIAGVTYTLSVLAEGNNYSASSKMPNNVPLDSIGVINNSFFGNVRKTAAAYLVDPINETNFYHFNLYVNDILSQRFYVSNDRLTNGNQLRIQLFFKANNDNDSDELNTDDKIKVEMECIDSNIFDYWYALNEQSGRGPNQGTTPANPTSNISNNALGYFSAHTFQVLNVTVK from the coding sequence ATGAAAAAACCACTAATATATTTATTTCTTTTGAGTTTTTGTTTCTCCTCATGCAAAAAAATTATTTCAGTTGATACAGATAATGCGCCACCACAACTTGTGATTGAAGGAAAAATCACTGATAAGTTAATTGATCAGCAAATTAAAATTACTAAAACTGTAAATTATAGTGATGTAAATGTTTTTCCAAAAGTGAGTAATGCAACCGTTAAAGTAACAGATAGTAGAGGAAATAATTATGTATTCGCCGAAACTTCTCCAGGTATATATACCAATAGAATGCGTGGCATTGCGGGCGTAACCTACACTTTAAGTGTGCTTGCTGAAGGTAATAATTATAGCGCCAGTTCAAAAATGCCCAACAATGTACCACTAGATTCGATTGGCGTTATCAATAATTCATTTTTTGGAAATGTACGCAAAACCGCCGCCGCTTACTTGGTTGATCCCATAAATGAAACGAATTTTTATCACTTTAATCTTTATGTTAATGATATTCTTTCGCAACGATTTTATGTATCGAATGATCGTCTGACAAATGGAAATCAGCTACGGATTCAGCTTTTTTTTAAAGCAAATAATGATAATGACAGTGATGAACTTAATACCGACGATAAAATAAAGGTTGAAATGGAGTGTATCGATTCAAATATTTTCGATTATTGGTATGCTTTAAATGAGCAATCTGGTCGTGGTCCGAATCAAGGAACAACACCTGCAAACCCAACATCCAACATTTCAAATAATGCATTGGGTTATTTCAGTGCACATACTTTTCAGGTTTTGAACGTTACGGTAAAGTAA
- a CDS encoding TonB-dependent receptor — protein MPRFLFLFLISFLLCSSISAQNKFTLSGTIRDASTGETLIGATIKIVGITTAATLSNAYGYYAVTQPAGNYRVTISYTGYLSVTKSINLNTDTKLNEELKTANDLAEVTVNATNRKNENVKSAQMGLERIDMKSLNSIPVLLGEKDILKTIQLLPGVKSGGEGNTGFYVRGGAADQNLIILDEAVVYNSSHLLGFFSTFNADAIKDVSLYKGGMPAQYGGRLSSVLDVKMDDGNNKEFKFQGGIGLIASRLKAEGPIIKDKGSFMVSFRRTYIDLFLKASPDSSINGSTLNFYDINVKANYKINERNTIYISGYFGKDNIGVKDLFENNWGNVTTTIRLNHIFSDRLFSNTSLIYNNYNYTVRLLNDATNFKATSLVRDFNFKEDFQYFSNKHILRFGLNATQHRISPIDITTSQESQVNSLAQEKRYGIESAAYISDEWAVNEHINFLYGVRLAAFSLMGPGNFSLYSAAGDIISTENVSDGKFYKNYLNLEPRFSVSYLFNEQTSIKASYNRNTQNIHILTNATSSSPTDQYVLSSNNIKPEIADQVALGYFKNLDENTYELSGEVYYKWLQNQIDYKNAAQLLANSNVESELLYGSGRAYGLELFFKKKFGKLNGWVGYTLSKTERKFASLNNGNYFPARQDRTHDVSVVGIYNMNKRWTFSSSFIYSTGNAVTFPAGKYTINGQTAYYYTERNAGRMPYNMRLDVSATLEGRNKGRFHSSWNFGIYNLLARKNPYSIEFITDPNDPGRTAAEQTSLFGLIPSITWNFKF, from the coding sequence ATGCCGAGATTTCTCTTCCTGTTTTTAATTTCTTTTCTATTATGCTCCTCAATTTCTGCTCAAAATAAATTTACCTTAAGTGGAACCATTCGCGATGCGAGTACCGGTGAAACTTTAATTGGCGCAACCATAAAAATAGTCGGTATTACAACGGCAGCAACATTATCGAATGCTTATGGTTATTACGCGGTAACGCAACCTGCTGGAAATTACCGGGTTACCATCAGCTATACAGGATATTTATCGGTAACTAAATCCATTAATTTAAATACAGATACGAAGCTAAATGAAGAACTTAAAACCGCAAATGATTTAGCTGAGGTTACAGTTAATGCTACCAATCGTAAAAATGAGAATGTAAAAAGTGCTCAAATGGGTTTGGAAAGAATTGATATGAAATCGCTTAATTCAATTCCGGTTTTATTGGGTGAAAAAGATATTTTAAAAACCATTCAATTGTTGCCGGGTGTAAAATCTGGCGGTGAAGGCAATACTGGTTTTTATGTGCGTGGAGGTGCTGCGGATCAAAATTTAATCATTTTAGACGAAGCAGTTGTTTATAATTCATCCCACTTATTAGGTTTCTTTTCTACTTTCAACGCGGATGCGATTAAAGATGTAAGCTTATATAAAGGTGGAATGCCAGCCCAATATGGAGGTCGTTTATCATCGGTTTTGGATGTTAAAATGGACGATGGGAATAACAAAGAATTTAAATTTCAAGGCGGTATCGGATTAATTGCTTCGCGTTTAAAAGCAGAAGGACCGATTATAAAAGATAAAGGATCTTTTATGGTGAGTTTTAGAAGAACCTATATTGATTTATTTTTAAAGGCTTCTCCTGATTCATCTATTAATGGAAGTACGCTTAATTTTTATGATATAAACGTTAAAGCGAATTACAAAATCAATGAGAGAAATACAATTTATATTTCGGGTTATTTTGGGAAAGATAATATAGGCGTAAAGGATCTTTTTGAAAATAATTGGGGAAATGTAACCACCACTATTCGGTTAAACCATATTTTTAGCGATCGATTATTTTCAAATACCTCGCTTATCTACAACAATTACAATTATACCGTTAGGTTGTTAAATGATGCTACGAATTTTAAAGCAACATCGCTGGTACGAGATTTTAATTTCAAGGAAGATTTTCAATATTTTAGTAATAAACATATTCTTCGTTTTGGATTAAATGCTACTCAGCATCGTATTTCTCCAATTGATATTACTACATCCCAGGAATCGCAAGTTAATTCGCTTGCACAAGAAAAGCGTTACGGTATAGAATCTGCAGCTTACATTTCTGATGAATGGGCAGTTAACGAGCACATCAATTTTCTTTATGGTGTGCGTTTAGCAGCGTTTTCTTTAATGGGTCCTGGTAATTTTAGTTTGTATAGTGCTGCTGGAGATATCATTTCAACAGAAAATGTAAGTGATGGAAAATTCTATAAAAATTATTTAAACCTCGAACCTCGCTTTTCGGTTAGTTATTTGTTTAATGAGCAAACCTCAATTAAGGCATCATACAACAGGAATACACAGAATATTCACATTTTAACAAATGCAACTTCTAGTTCTCCAACAGATCAATATGTGTTAAGCAGCAATAATATTAAGCCTGAGATTGCTGATCAAGTTGCTTTGGGTTATTTTAAAAATCTTGATGAAAATACTTACGAATTATCTGGCGAGGTTTACTATAAATGGCTGCAAAATCAGATAGATTATAAAAACGCAGCGCAATTACTTGCCAATTCAAATGTAGAATCAGAGCTGTTGTATGGTTCAGGAAGAGCATATGGCTTGGAGCTTTTTTTTAAAAAGAAGTTTGGTAAATTGAATGGTTGGGTAGGTTATACCTTATCAAAAACAGAAAGAAAATTTGCCTCGCTTAATAATGGAAATTATTTTCCTGCTCGGCAAGATAGAACTCATGATGTATCAGTAGTTGGAATTTACAACATGAACAAACGATGGACATTCTCTTCGAGTTTTATTTATAGTACCGGAAATGCAGTCACTTTTCCGGCAGGAAAATATACCATTAACGGACAAACAGCTTATTACTACACCGAGAGAAATGCCGGAAGGATGCCTTACAATATGCGACTAGATGTGAGTGCAACATTGGAAGGTAGAAATAAAGGAAGGTTCCATTCTAGTTGGAACTTTGGAATTTATAATCTTTTAGCACGAAAAAATCCATATTCTATAGAGTTCATAACCGACCCAAATGATCCTGGTAGAACGGCCGCGGAGCAAACTTCTTTATTTGGGCTTATCCCTTCTATAACCTGGAATTTTAAATTTTAA
- a CDS encoding cytochrome c3 family protein, with product MNVASKLPKDIRGENYTGAATCVKCHSDISQNYSHSTHGLTSKPVVDEDLLKVFDSDSNSFSFNKHQKVKIEKSDKGIFQVAYNDGLKVKAERFDIAFGSGEKAFTYGYWKGKKLYELPLSYFSSINNWANSPGFPKNAVYYNRLITSRCFECHGSYIEKKLTQKSTFSTDEELEKGSVIYGIDCERCHGPGKEHVVFHMENPEEKTAKFITLFKNLSRKQRMDACGVCHSGNTLTSLKSVFKFKLGDDLASYYQQDFVGFGGGTPDVHGNQTTLLTGSNCYMKSENMTCQSCHNTHESIKGNMAVYSQRCISCHKTTNHSKITLAKGSVSINCIDCHMPKESSKLISFQQAGNDYLSPYLLRSHHIAIYSDQVNKNALH from the coding sequence ATGAATGTTGCTTCAAAACTTCCAAAAGATATTCGTGGCGAAAATTATACTGGAGCTGCAACTTGTGTAAAATGCCACAGTGATATAAGTCAGAATTATAGCCATAGTACCCATGGCTTAACTTCAAAACCTGTAGTTGATGAAGATTTATTGAAGGTATTCGATTCTGATTCTAATTCATTTTCATTTAATAAACATCAGAAAGTTAAAATCGAAAAATCAGATAAAGGAATTTTTCAGGTTGCTTATAATGATGGGTTAAAAGTTAAAGCCGAACGGTTTGACATTGCATTCGGCTCCGGTGAAAAGGCTTTTACTTATGGTTATTGGAAAGGTAAAAAGCTTTACGAGCTTCCATTGTCTTACTTTTCGTCTATTAATAATTGGGCAAATAGTCCGGGTTTTCCAAAAAATGCCGTTTATTATAATCGACTAATAACAAGTCGCTGCTTCGAATGTCATGGCTCTTATATCGAGAAAAAACTAACTCAAAAATCTACTTTTTCTACTGATGAAGAATTAGAAAAGGGATCTGTTATTTACGGAATCGACTGTGAGCGTTGCCACGGACCTGGGAAAGAACATGTCGTTTTTCATATGGAAAACCCAGAAGAGAAAACAGCAAAATTTATTACTTTATTCAAAAATTTAAGTAGAAAACAGAGGATGGATGCCTGCGGAGTATGCCATTCTGGAAACACATTAACATCCTTAAAATCTGTTTTCAAATTTAAGCTGGGTGACGATTTAGCAAGTTATTATCAGCAAGATTTTGTAGGTTTTGGAGGAGGAACGCCTGATGTTCATGGAAATCAAACTACCTTGTTAACTGGTAGTAATTGTTATATGAAAAGCGAAAATATGACTTGCCAATCTTGTCATAACACGCACGAAAGTATAAAAGGCAATATGGCCGTTTACTCGCAACGCTGTATTAGTTGCCATAAAACAACTAATCATAGTAAAATAACTTTAGCAAAAGGTTCAGTTAGTATCAACTGCATTGATTGTCATATGCCTAAAGAATCATCAAAACTTATTTCATTTCAGCAAGCCGGAAATGACTATTTAAGTCCTTATTTATTAAGGTCTCACCATATTGCAATCTATTCAGATCAGGTAAATAAAAACGCTTTACATTAG
- a CDS encoding cellulase family glycosylhydrolase → MIKSIFYLFLLCAITLNSYSQGFLKAEGTKIVNEKGENILLRGIGLGGWMLQEGYMLKINKEAQQYRIKERIEELMGAKQTQEFYDAWLANHTRKVDVDSMKRWGFNSIRLPMHYNLYTLAIDKEPIAGKNTWLEKGFALTDSLLAWCKANRMYLILDLHAAPGGQGSDLNIADRDPSKPNLWDSKANQEKTIALWKKLAERYKDEPFIGAYDILNEPNYGFQNPADDKNGTKEKLNEPLKKLMVDITKAIREVDNKHIIIIEGNGWGNNYNGIFPLWDKNIVLSFHKYWNFNDQASIAHIIKAREEQNAPVWLGETGENSNVWFTDAINLFEKNNIGWSWWPLKKIGANNPMEIKSNPNYDAVVKYLNNGGNKPKESNVYSGLMELAIYTKLENTIIHKDVIDAMIRQPFSDITKSFKANIIKDKSIIYAVDYDLGKNGKAYFDNDTADYWVATGKRTAGNKGRIYRNDGVDIAKDSLQYNKYYVNSIEKGEWLQYTVNVLKAGNYTLKLNVASNTADAKLRLTINGNAIKSLVLPNTGGEKIFKTVDIKNVSLRVGRQVIKVLSDTGGYNFSYIQFIK, encoded by the coding sequence ATGATCAAATCAATTTTTTACTTGTTTTTACTATGTGCAATTACTTTAAATAGTTATAGTCAAGGCTTTTTAAAAGCTGAAGGCACAAAAATCGTTAATGAAAAAGGCGAAAATATTTTGTTGCGAGGAATAGGTTTAGGCGGATGGATGTTGCAAGAAGGTTATATGCTAAAAATCAACAAAGAAGCGCAGCAATATAGAATTAAAGAGCGTATTGAGGAATTAATGGGTGCTAAACAGACCCAAGAATTTTATGATGCCTGGCTTGCCAATCATACCAGAAAAGTTGATGTTGATTCGATGAAACGCTGGGGTTTTAATTCTATTCGATTACCAATGCATTATAATTTGTACACATTAGCGATTGATAAAGAGCCTATTGCTGGTAAAAATACTTGGTTAGAAAAAGGTTTTGCACTTACAGATAGCCTGCTTGCATGGTGTAAGGCAAACCGAATGTATTTAATTTTGGATTTGCATGCAGCACCTGGCGGGCAAGGCAGCGATTTAAATATTGCAGATCGGGATCCATCTAAACCCAATTTATGGGATAGCAAGGCAAACCAGGAAAAAACAATTGCCCTATGGAAAAAGCTTGCAGAACGTTATAAAGATGAACCTTTTATTGGTGCTTACGATATTTTAAATGAACCAAATTATGGATTTCAAAATCCAGCGGATGATAAAAACGGAACTAAAGAGAAATTAAATGAGCCGTTAAAGAAATTAATGGTTGATATAACCAAAGCTATTCGTGAGGTAGATAACAAACATATTATTATTATTGAGGGAAACGGATGGGGAAATAACTACAACGGTATTTTTCCTTTGTGGGATAAAAATATTGTTTTGAGTTTTCACAAGTATTGGAATTTTAATGATCAAGCTTCAATTGCACATATTATAAAGGCTAGAGAAGAGCAAAATGCTCCAGTTTGGCTCGGTGAAACTGGCGAAAACTCTAATGTTTGGTTTACTGATGCGATTAATTTATTTGAAAAAAATAACATTGGCTGGTCTTGGTGGCCATTAAAAAAAATCGGCGCCAATAATCCAATGGAAATTAAATCCAATCCTAATTATGATGCTGTAGTAAAATACTTAAATAATGGGGGCAATAAGCCAAAAGAAAGTAATGTTTACAGTGGCTTAATGGAGTTGGCAATTTACACTAAACTGGAAAATACAATCATCCATAAAGATGTAATTGATGCAATGATTCGTCAGCCGTTTAGTGATATAACAAAATCTTTTAAGGCAAATATTATAAAAGATAAAAGTATTATTTATGCTGTAGATTATGATTTAGGGAAAAATGGAAAAGCCTATTTTGATAATGATACGGCTGATTATTGGGTTGCAACAGGAAAAAGAACCGCGGGGAATAAAGGTAGAATTTACAGAAACGACGGCGTAGATATCGCGAAAGATTCACTTCAATACAATAAGTATTATGTAAATAGCATAGAAAAAGGGGAGTGGTTGCAATACACGGTCAACGTTTTGAAGGCAGGAAATTACACCCTTAAACTGAATGTAGCTTCAAATACAGCTGATGCCAAACTTCGACTAACGATTAATGGAAATGCAATAAAAAGCTTGGTTCTTCCAAATACAGGTGGAGAAAAAATATTTAAAACGGTTGATATAAAAAATGTCTCATTAAGAGTTGGCAGGCAGGTAATTAAAGTGCTAAGTGATACAGGCGGTTATAATTTTAGCTATATTCAATTTATAAAATAG